A single window of Xylocopilactobacillus apicola DNA harbors:
- a CDS encoding ABC transporter ATP-binding protein: MHYIEVTHSFKRYQMGDSTIVANNDLNFHIEKGELAVILGASGAGKSTLLNILGGMDNNDEGDVIIDGNNIANYDARQLTTYRRNDVGFVFQFYNLVENLTAKENVELASEIVRDALDPEQTLKDVGLENRINNFPAQLSGGEQQRVAIARAVAKNPKILLCDEPTGALDYETGKQVLQIIQDMSRNRGATVIIVTHNAAIAPIGDRVIRMRDAKIEKIEEQSNPKSIQDLTW; encoded by the coding sequence ATGCATTACATAGAAGTGACGCACAGCTTTAAGAGATATCAAATGGGAGATTCAACAATTGTTGCAAATAATGATTTGAATTTTCACATTGAAAAAGGCGAGCTGGCGGTGATTTTGGGCGCTTCTGGCGCGGGAAAATCAACACTTTTAAATATTTTAGGTGGTATGGATAATAACGATGAAGGAGATGTGATCATTGATGGCAACAATATCGCTAACTATGATGCTCGTCAATTGACAACCTATCGGCGCAATGATGTCGGATTTGTTTTCCAATTTTACAATTTAGTTGAAAATTTGACGGCCAAAGAAAACGTTGAGCTGGCTTCGGAGATTGTTAGAGATGCCCTTGACCCCGAACAAACTTTAAAAGACGTCGGACTAGAAAATCGAATCAATAATTTTCCGGCACAACTTTCTGGCGGCGAACAGCAGCGGGTAGCGATTGCGCGGGCAGTGGCAAAGAATCCGAAGATTTTACTTTGCGACGAACCAACTGGCGCCCTCGATTATGAAACAGGTAAACAAGTTCTTCAAATTATTCAAGATATGAGCCGTAATCGCGGGGCCACAGTTATTATTGTGACTCACAATGCAGCAATTGCGCCGATTGGCGATCGAGTGATTCGAATGCGCGACGCGAAGATTGAGAAAATTGAAGAGCAATCAAATCCAAAGTCGATCCAGGATTTGACTTGGTAA
- a CDS encoding BglG family transcription antiterminator has protein sequence MKAYTGGEKINKQELRIAKQILQDKISNYSELEKLVGKSKKTVSKLLDQLQKDISDYGVQIVRKRNVGIYFTGNTDLLANKINGLLSDQSKDYKEQRIISLFSELLMNNHPITIQDLADQFYVSRSTLESDLKEIKVNLQKFDAKLTSNRFGVFISASEQIKRNLMSKLVDIYWGDAKYRPNSINHDLKIELPSKILSFFSPQNLKKVIKALNEFEKNSQIKFSDYEYQSLAIHLVIAIERIKKGVVLSKNKINCSIDPRTFNLVSILEKEFKFSIPPEEISYINIHIVATKKDPIADPHNQLMENDDLSNFLKSNLDEFDNGLINNLTLHLMPALSRLNLGLRIRNPYTQKIKKFFPYSYNKASELSLKLAKSFGVKTNDDEVAFIALHFETYYERKGNVNKIKVVLICSTGLGTARLLEQRLNKYYSDQIEIKRVISIQELLEEPIKEDLVISTINIDLAQIPIVVVPPFLDNPSLERINQKIDQLSKNISCSQAFMNLIDHRLIFIDNQERTQENVINFLGQKLIENKYAINGIAQSAIKREKLASTEIHLVAIPHAAIEFVKKPCIAVYINKQKVIWDKGKVNIVFFLAMNEDVKDEINELYEHLNKILDNKQTLKKMVHAENIEAIINLLRGE, from the coding sequence ATGAAAGCGTATACAGGAGGTGAGAAAATTAATAAGCAAGAGTTAAGGATCGCCAAGCAAATATTACAGGATAAAATTTCCAACTATTCAGAGCTTGAAAAGTTAGTTGGTAAATCTAAAAAAACAGTTTCTAAATTACTTGATCAACTCCAAAAAGACATTTCTGATTATGGTGTTCAAATCGTAAGAAAACGAAATGTTGGAATTTATTTTACCGGTAACACGGATTTATTAGCTAATAAAATTAATGGACTTTTAAGTGATCAAAGTAAAGATTATAAGGAACAAAGAATTATTTCCTTATTTTCTGAACTGTTAATGAACAATCATCCAATAACAATTCAAGATTTAGCCGATCAATTTTATGTTAGTCGCAGTACTTTAGAGTCTGATTTGAAGGAAATAAAAGTTAATTTGCAAAAATTCGATGCAAAACTTACCAGTAATCGTTTTGGCGTATTTATCTCAGCAAGTGAACAAATAAAAAGAAATTTAATGTCCAAACTTGTTGATATTTATTGGGGCGATGCCAAATATCGCCCTAATAGTATCAATCATGATCTCAAAATTGAGCTCCCGTCTAAGATTTTAAGCTTCTTCAGTCCTCAAAACCTGAAAAAAGTTATAAAAGCTCTTAATGAATTTGAAAAGAATAGTCAAATTAAGTTTAGTGACTATGAGTACCAATCTTTAGCAATTCATTTAGTTATCGCAATTGAAAGAATTAAAAAAGGCGTTGTCTTATCAAAAAACAAGATAAATTGTTCGATCGATCCCAGAACGTTCAATTTAGTTTCGATTTTAGAAAAAGAATTTAAATTTTCAATTCCACCAGAAGAAATCAGCTACATCAACATTCATATTGTTGCGACCAAAAAGGATCCCATTGCAGATCCTCACAATCAATTAATGGAAAATGATGATTTATCTAATTTCTTAAAAAGTAATTTGGACGAATTTGATAATGGTTTGATCAACAATTTAACCTTACACTTAATGCCCGCACTTAGTCGCTTAAATTTGGGACTTAGGATCCGAAATCCCTATACTCAAAAAATTAAAAAATTCTTCCCCTATTCATACAACAAGGCTAGCGAACTTAGTTTAAAGTTGGCTAAATCTTTTGGGGTAAAAACAAATGATGATGAAGTAGCTTTCATTGCCCTGCACTTTGAAACGTATTATGAGCGTAAAGGTAACGTTAATAAAATCAAAGTAGTTTTAATCTGCAGTACAGGATTAGGAACTGCTAGATTACTAGAACAACGGCTAAATAAATACTACTCCGATCAAATCGAAATCAAACGAGTCATCTCGATTCAAGAATTGCTTGAAGAACCGATCAAAGAAGATTTAGTAATTAGCACAATCAATATTGATCTTGCACAAATTCCTATCGTCGTTGTTCCGCCCTTTTTAGACAATCCCTCACTTGAAAGAATAAATCAAAAAATTGACCAATTGTCCAAAAACATTTCTTGTTCTCAAGCTTTTATGAACTTGATTGATCATCGTTTGATTTTCATCGACAATCAAGAACGGACTCAAGAAAATGTAATCAATTTTCTGGGGCAAAAATTGATAGAAAATAAATATGCAATTAATGGCATCGCACAATCTGCGATCAAACGCGAAAAACTTGCAAGCACCGAAATCCACTTAGTAGCGATTCCCCATGCTGCAATTGAATTTGTGAAAAAGCCTTGTATTGCAGTTTATATCAATAAGCAAAAGGTAATCTGGGATAAAGGAAAAGTAAACATCGTCTTCTTTTTAGCGATGAATGAAGATGTTAAGGATGAAATTAATGAGTTGTATGAGCATTTAAACAAAATTTTAGATAACAAACAGACATTAAAGAAAATGGTTCACGCAGAAAATATAGAGGCAATTATCAATTTGTTAAGAGGTGAATGA
- a CDS encoding PTS sugar transporter subunit IIA, translating into MNDLAENFLTAKNILIGLNATSKKDAINKMSQKLEENGIVTDSKKFSADVMERESLTTTGIGNNIAIPHGKSSSVKEASFIFAKNQTPLEWNSLDGSPVDIIFLMAVRSDDVGKDHLKMLAKLSGKLMDDDFVATIKKENDPQKLVEIFSKD; encoded by the coding sequence GTGAATGATTTGGCAGAAAATTTTTTGACAGCCAAAAATATTTTAATTGGATTAAACGCCACTTCCAAAAAAGATGCGATTAACAAGATGTCGCAAAAATTGGAAGAAAATGGCATCGTCACAGACAGCAAGAAGTTTTCTGCAGACGTAATGGAACGTGAAAGTTTAACAACAACTGGGATTGGAAACAATATTGCAATTCCTCACGGGAAAAGTAGTAGCGTTAAAGAGGCTTCTTTTATATTCGCAAAAAATCAGACTCCATTGGAATGGAATTCACTTGATGGAAGTCCAGTAGATATTATTTTTCTAATGGCCGTACGCTCTGACGACGTAGGAAAAGATCATTTAAAAATGCTAGCAAAATTGTCTGGAAAATTGATGGATGATGATTTTGTTGCAACAATCAAAAAAGAAAATGATCCCCAAAAACTAGTAGAAATTTTTTCAAAAGATTAA
- a CDS encoding PTS fructose transporter subunit IIB, translated as MAKFVGVSACIAGVAHTYMAAQNLKKYAKKNCDEMKVETQGAMGIENKLKPKDIEEADAVIFAVDTTVRDEERFEGKKILKIGTSEVVKDGAKAIAKAHELLDE; from the coding sequence ATGGCTAAATTTGTAGGAGTATCAGCATGTATTGCAGGAGTTGCCCATACTTATATGGCAGCACAAAATTTAAAAAAATATGCCAAGAAAAATTGTGATGAAATGAAAGTAGAGACCCAAGGTGCCATGGGAATTGAAAACAAATTAAAACCTAAAGACATCGAAGAGGCCGATGCTGTGATTTTTGCAGTAGATACAACGGTCCGTGATGAAGAGCGCTTCGAAGGAAAAAAAATCTTAAAAATTGGAACTTCAGAAGTTGTTAAAGACGGGGCCAAAGCAATCGCTAAAGCCCATGAATTGTTAGATGAATAA
- a CDS encoding PTS fructose transporter subunit IIC has protein sequence MDKVKQFGRDLVGHFQTGVSYMIPLVAAAGLIVSIAVVGGGQNVWNQTSNIWGVLRMIGQQGLNFIPVMIAAYISYSIADRPGLAPAFIVGLVSVQLKMGFLGGMIVGVFEGYLIQWLKKLPMPASLISLKSITVIPLISVLVGGLFMFYIFGAPVRSMQEGLTGWLTSMSGQNQILVSMIIGAMMATDMGGPINKVAYTFSMAAYTSGGYAISTACFIAIGIPPLIMALACFIGKKYYDDEEKENGKTALILGIIALTEGAIPFAVSDPIAVIPSCMVGSAIASGLNSFFGVSQKTALSTFMAVPFASNILLYCISIIVGVVIGALMCNLIKKLMHRDQKIAQEG, from the coding sequence ATGGATAAAGTAAAACAGTTTGGGCGAGATTTAGTCGGACATTTTCAAACTGGTGTATCTTATATGATACCATTGGTCGCAGCTGCAGGTTTAATAGTCTCAATCGCGGTTGTCGGCGGCGGACAAAATGTTTGGAATCAAACTAGCAACATCTGGGGCGTTTTGAGAATGATTGGACAGCAAGGATTAAATTTCATTCCCGTAATGATCGCCGCATACATCTCATATTCAATTGCTGATCGACCTGGTTTAGCTCCAGCATTCATTGTAGGTTTAGTTTCTGTTCAACTAAAGATGGGATTTTTAGGCGGAATGATTGTCGGAGTATTTGAAGGTTATTTAATCCAATGGCTTAAAAAGTTACCAATGCCAGCTTCTTTAATTTCTTTAAAATCAATTACCGTAATCCCTTTAATTTCAGTATTAGTTGGCGGACTATTCATGTTTTATATTTTTGGAGCCCCTGTTAGATCAATGCAGGAAGGTTTAACCGGCTGGCTAACCAGTATGAGTGGACAAAATCAAATCCTTGTCTCAATGATTATTGGAGCAATGATGGCAACTGATATGGGTGGTCCAATTAACAAAGTCGCCTACACATTCAGTATGGCCGCCTATACATCCGGCGGTTACGCTATCAGTACAGCGTGCTTTATTGCAATTGGCATTCCGCCGCTAATAATGGCTCTTGCCTGCTTTATCGGCAAAAAATACTACGACGACGAGGAAAAAGAAAACGGAAAAACTGCTTTAATCCTCGGAATCATTGCCTTAACAGAGGGGGCGATTCCGTTTGCTGTTTCAGACCCGATCGCTGTAATTCCTAGCTGTATGGTTGGTTCTGCGATTGCTAGCGGACTAAATTCATTTTTTGGAGTAAGTCAAAAGACGGCTCTTTCAACATTTATGGCAGTACCGTTTGCTTCTAACATCTTACTTTATTGTATTTCTATTATTGTAGGAGTTGTAATTGGTGCATTAATGTGTAATTTAATTAAAAAATTGATGCACCGTGATCAAAAAATCGCTCAAGAAGGCTAA
- a CDS encoding glycosyl hydrolase family 32: MYKVFYQPPNNTWMGDIMPYGEKGTFYLYHQRDPRDPGPLTESTPFGWALSTTDNFINYEDHGISISSGGPDDVAQWIYAGSVFKAGDKIHAFYTGYNKKADQAGKTSQVLLHAISDDYEHFIKNVDELALPAQPGYDVTDWRDPWVIWDEENSQYLLILGTRLAGPKSKLTGRIVSFTSKDLKKWDFQGDFFAPNLYTGLEMPDIFKIGDWWYLLYTEYSDQSKTRYRMSKNMTGPWIKPKDDSFDGRAYYAARSAYDGNRRVLFGWVPTRERGQGDLVNWEWGGTYVPLEIVQRSNGTLGTKLPDELTEAFKNSTQISPITIENSEGRSEKIIATNVGDHYVLDFDVNLDVNLADIAIRAFKNQETDESYQYLLSVDDQRLTFDKSPEWPWYQMMTKGLERPLPIKGGQPIHVKMIVDDDILVIVVENVSLISRVYHKFGNDLAIAVSNGEAKFSNIILRT, encoded by the coding sequence ATGTATAAAGTTTTTTACCAACCACCTAATAATACCTGGATGGGTGATATTATGCCTTATGGTGAAAAAGGCACTTTCTATCTTTACCATCAACGTGATCCGCGAGACCCTGGTCCTCTTACGGAGAGCACTCCTTTTGGTTGGGCTCTTTCAACTACTGATAATTTCATTAACTATGAAGATCATGGAATTTCAATTTCCAGTGGTGGACCAGACGATGTCGCTCAGTGGATTTATGCCGGTTCAGTTTTTAAAGCGGGCGATAAAATTCACGCTTTTTACACCGGGTATAACAAAAAAGCTGATCAAGCAGGAAAAACTTCACAAGTTTTACTTCATGCAATCAGCGATGACTACGAGCACTTTATCAAAAATGTCGATGAACTCGCGTTACCAGCTCAACCTGGTTACGACGTTACAGATTGGCGAGATCCTTGGGTGATTTGGGATGAAGAAAACAGTCAATATTTGTTAATTCTGGGAACTCGCCTAGCTGGCCCTAAATCAAAACTAACTGGCCGAATTGTTTCGTTTACCTCGAAGGATTTGAAAAAGTGGGATTTTCAAGGAGACTTCTTTGCACCAAATCTTTATACAGGTCTTGAAATGCCAGATATTTTTAAAATCGGCGATTGGTGGTATTTACTTTACACCGAATATAGTGATCAAAGTAAGACTCGGTATCGAATGAGCAAGAATATGACTGGTCCATGGATTAAACCAAAAGATGATTCGTTTGACGGTCGCGCATACTATGCTGCCCGCAGTGCTTATGACGGTAACCGCAGAGTGCTGTTTGGCTGGGTCCCTACTCGTGAACGTGGACAAGGAGACCTGGTTAACTGGGAATGGGGCGGAACATACGTCCCATTAGAGATAGTACAAAGATCAAACGGAACTTTAGGGACAAAATTGCCAGATGAGCTCACAGAAGCTTTTAAAAATTCAACTCAAATCTCCCCGATCACAATCGAAAATTCTGAGGGACGAAGCGAAAAAATCATTGCAACAAATGTTGGAGACCATTATGTTCTAGATTTTGACGTAAATTTGGATGTAAATCTCGCTGATATTGCAATTAGAGCCTTCAAAAATCAAGAAACTGATGAATCATATCAATATTTGCTGTCAGTAGATGATCAAAGGTTAACTTTTGATAAAAGCCCCGAATGGCCTTGGTATCAAATGATGACAAAGGGACTAGAACGACCATTACCAATTAAAGGCGGTCAACCTATTCATGTCAAAATGATTGTAGACGACGATATTTTGGTAATCGTTGTTGAAAATGTAAGTTTGATTAGCCGAGTTTATCATAAATTTGGCAACGATTTAGCGATCGCTGTTTCAAATGGTGAAGCTAAATTTAGCAATATTATTCTAAGAACGTAA
- a CDS encoding 2-hydroxyacid dehydrogenase family protein: MKVYITDRIPEIATTKLEKNKLTVKTFNGSKLITEAELIEEVADADFLITALSTKVDKNIIDHAPKLKLIANFASGFNNIDTAYARKKGICVTNTPIVSTTSVAEVTIGLILSISHRLVEGDQLMRSTGFDGWRPLFFLGHEIAGKNLGIVGLGNIGKAVANLAQSFSMNVFYWQPRRLKPEQERVLNLSYLEFDELVKTSDFISLNSPLTDDNKHQFDQNVFAQMKDSAYLINAARGPIVDEAALVSALKNKEIAGAALDVYEHEPAVSEELKSMKNVVLTPHLGNATIEARNAMAEVVVDNVMKVIRGEAVPAVN; encoded by the coding sequence TTGAAAGTTTATATAACTGATCGAATCCCAGAAATTGCTACAACTAAATTAGAAAAAAATAAGCTAACTGTCAAGACCTTTAATGGTTCGAAATTAATCACCGAGGCTGAACTCATTGAAGAGGTCGCCGACGCAGATTTTTTAATCACCGCTCTTTCGACAAAAGTGGATAAAAACATCATCGATCATGCCCCAAAACTCAAATTAATCGCGAATTTCGCATCCGGCTTCAACAACATTGATACTGCTTATGCGCGCAAAAAAGGAATTTGCGTTACCAACACGCCGATCGTCTCCACCACTTCCGTCGCTGAAGTGACCATCGGGTTAATCCTTTCAATCAGCCACCGTCTCGTCGAAGGCGACCAATTAATGCGCAGCACCGGCTTTGATGGGTGGCGCCCTTTGTTCTTCTTAGGTCATGAAATTGCAGGTAAGAACCTCGGAATCGTTGGTCTTGGAAACATTGGCAAAGCTGTGGCAAACCTTGCTCAAAGCTTCTCAATGAACGTCTTCTACTGGCAGCCGCGGCGCTTAAAACCTGAACAAGAGCGGGTGTTAAATCTATCGTACCTGGAGTTCGACGAATTAGTGAAGACATCTGATTTTATTTCACTTAATTCTCCTTTAACTGATGATAACAAGCATCAATTTGATCAAAATGTTTTTGCACAAATGAAAGACAGCGCCTATTTAATTAATGCTGCCAGAGGCCCAATTGTCGACGAAGCGGCTCTTGTTTCAGCGCTAAAAAATAAGGAAATTGCAGGAGCAGCGCTAGATGTGTACGAACACGAGCCCGCAGTAAGCGAAGAATTAAAATCAATGAAAAATGTTGTTTTAACTCCTCATTTAGGTAACGCTACCATTGAAGCACGCAACGCAATGGCAGAAGTTGTTGTTGATAACGTAATGAAAGTGATCCGCGGCGAAGCGGTCCCTGCGGTGAACTAA
- a CDS encoding alpha-mannosidase: protein MTEVYFVNHTHWDREWYFTTTDALVLSDQVFTEALDELETHPEANFTFDGQTSIIDDYIDIHPEARNRIKRLVQSKQLFIGPWYTQTDGIIPDAESMIRNLVIGIQEANQQYGEAMMVGYLPDTFGFTAQLPTILRQVGIDNFVFWRGTNYDHQLKSLYFNWRGLSNKTVIAANFPFGYFTGQITPESKRNLKEFVEQRYDPAVKFAVEHKDNQMILMPSGIDQMNIIHNEVQTIKDLNQISKYHTTISSYPEFINELRNNIKELPSYQGELRLPTYARVHRSIGSLRHRIKQENYELEQKILKRVEPLAVIGRKVGVKIGSGLIINLWKKLLECQPHDTLGGSITDNVYEDILARFKAANEMADGIENMIKKKIADFLKLKANEIIVFNTDAKEFSGRKQLKIISNSKKFSIDQMSEIKIEKERFYPAREHIMTMTARGKEFLSENAYYELIVSAKMVLPALGYKVFTIQPSKKELQISKKSNSSSQGTISVEGLKISFDKGKINITCNGKEIVNAITLVNCANDGDTYDFSPLPQDQETVLPFDKVIVTENTMKIVGSASLPFSLADYSSDNPHYQAMNYELELSFNSNKTIKGILTIDNTVESHRLRLRLQSGLKNCETIARIQLGYLKQQNELIPADWEKHYDEKPVNLYNFDKSVSLSNSEGHLTFLGKGQKEYQTENNDLLITLMSTTGQLGKPNLAWRPGRASGDTTNQGHPMIPTPLAQELGINKFKFDLEWSDEPFSETKNNELVNKSLDVSISYQKQQLNVFINRLDNKIWETEEKKTIPLSLSILSLNADLDVAAIYPSYTSEDSMIIRLQNLSKQNVNLPFNLINDQNVTVVNALEDKVTLVSIDPYDAISLKIKYLKNGG, encoded by the coding sequence ATGACTGAAGTATATTTTGTAAACCATACTCATTGGGACCGAGAATGGTATTTCACAACGACCGATGCCCTCGTTTTAAGTGATCAAGTATTTACAGAAGCACTCGACGAACTAGAGACGCATCCCGAAGCCAATTTCACTTTCGATGGTCAAACTTCCATTATTGATGATTACATTGATATTCACCCCGAAGCAAGGAATCGCATTAAAAGACTTGTTCAAAGTAAACAATTATTTATCGGCCCCTGGTATACCCAAACTGACGGTATAATTCCAGATGCTGAATCAATGATTCGCAACCTGGTGATTGGCATTCAGGAAGCAAATCAACAATATGGTGAAGCTATGATGGTGGGGTATCTACCTGATACCTTTGGATTTACAGCTCAATTGCCGACCATTTTAAGGCAAGTCGGGATCGATAATTTCGTATTTTGGCGTGGGACGAATTATGATCATCAATTGAAATCTCTTTACTTCAACTGGCGAGGATTGTCAAATAAAACTGTCATCGCAGCTAACTTCCCGTTTGGATATTTCACTGGTCAAATCACCCCAGAAAGCAAAAGAAATCTAAAAGAGTTTGTTGAACAACGCTATGATCCAGCAGTCAAATTTGCTGTTGAGCACAAAGATAATCAAATGATCTTAATGCCTTCAGGAATTGACCAGATGAACATCATTCATAATGAGGTCCAAACTATCAAGGATCTTAATCAAATCAGCAAATACCACACAACAATTAGCAGTTATCCAGAATTTATTAACGAACTTAGAAATAATATTAAGGAGCTGCCATCGTATCAAGGAGAGTTGAGACTTCCTACCTACGCGAGGGTGCACCGCTCAATTGGTTCGCTAAGACATCGGATTAAACAAGAAAACTATGAATTAGAACAAAAAATTCTAAAAAGGGTGGAACCACTAGCTGTAATCGGTCGTAAAGTTGGAGTAAAAATCGGCTCAGGATTGATCATCAATCTTTGGAAAAAATTATTAGAGTGTCAGCCTCACGATACTCTAGGCGGTAGTATTACTGACAATGTCTATGAAGACATTCTTGCTCGCTTCAAAGCAGCTAACGAGATGGCTGACGGCATTGAAAACATGATTAAGAAGAAAATCGCTGACTTTTTAAAGCTAAAAGCGAATGAAATCATCGTTTTTAATACGGACGCTAAAGAATTCAGTGGCAGAAAACAACTAAAAATCATTAGCAATTCCAAAAAATTCTCAATTGATCAAATGAGTGAAATTAAAATTGAAAAAGAAAGATTCTACCCAGCACGTGAACATATAATGACCATGACCGCTCGCGGAAAAGAATTTTTATCTGAAAACGCTTATTATGAATTAATTGTTAGTGCCAAAATGGTGCTCCCTGCTCTTGGCTACAAAGTTTTCACCATTCAACCATCTAAAAAAGAATTGCAAATTTCTAAAAAATCCAATTCCAGTTCCCAAGGAACGATTTCAGTGGAAGGTCTTAAAATCAGTTTTGATAAAGGAAAAATTAATATAACCTGTAACGGTAAAGAAATTGTTAATGCAATCACCCTTGTAAACTGCGCTAACGACGGCGATACTTATGACTTTTCCCCTTTGCCTCAAGATCAAGAAACTGTTCTTCCTTTCGATAAAGTAATTGTTACTGAAAACACAATGAAAATAGTCGGATCTGCAAGCTTACCATTTAGTCTTGCTGACTACTCATCTGATAATCCCCATTATCAAGCAATGAATTACGAGCTGGAACTTTCATTTAACTCTAATAAAACTATTAAAGGGATTTTAACAATCGACAATACCGTCGAGTCGCATCGTTTAAGGCTCCGTTTACAATCTGGCTTAAAGAATTGTGAAACAATTGCCAGAATTCAATTAGGTTATCTTAAACAGCAAAATGAGTTGATCCCAGCTGATTGGGAGAAACACTATGATGAAAAACCGGTCAATTTGTATAACTTTGACAAAAGTGTGAGCCTAAGTAATTCAGAAGGTCATCTTACATTTTTGGGCAAAGGTCAAAAGGAATACCAAACAGAAAATAATGATTTGTTAATTACCTTAATGTCAACGACAGGACAACTTGGTAAACCTAACTTGGCTTGGCGTCCTGGTCGAGCTTCCGGCGATACCACAAATCAAGGTCATCCAATGATTCCAACTCCTTTGGCCCAGGAATTAGGAATTAACAAATTTAAATTTGATTTAGAGTGGTCAGATGAACCATTTAGTGAAACAAAAAATAACGAACTTGTAAATAAAAGTTTGGACGTTTCAATTTCGTATCAGAAACAACAATTAAATGTGTTCATCAACCGCCTGGACAACAAAATCTGGGAAACTGAAGAAAAAAAGACTATCCCTTTAAGTTTATCCATTCTATCTCTTAACGCAGATCTAGACGTAGCCGCGATATATCCTTCTTATACTTCAGAGGATTCAATGATCATTCGGCTTCAGAATTTATCCAAGCAAAATGTAAATTTGCCTTTCAATCTGATTAATGATCAAAATGTAACAGTTGTTAATGCGCTGGAAGATAAAGTAACCCTTGTATCAATTGATCCTTACGATGCAATTTCATTAAAAATTAAATATTTAAAAAACGGAGGTTAA
- a CDS encoding GTP pyrophosphokinase, giving the protein MINQRNNFINLSRIRQEFKHVISEDEMNNIEGFVRTYQRYQAGANEIGTKLSNLDDDFRLTYDYAPIHSMESRMKSPESIIEKLVRKQLPVSVDNIKENIFDIAGIRVITSYIDDVYSVADLLKKQSDITVLKEKDYIKNPKSNGYRSLHVIFSVPVFQTDGVYDVPVEVQFRTIGMDFWASLEHELVYKNNLDSETKKQYQTDLEHYAAELSDMDRKMRDIFKDLHPQN; this is encoded by the coding sequence GTGATTAATCAACGTAATAATTTTATTAACCTATCACGGATTCGCCAGGAATTTAAACATGTGATTTCAGAAGATGAGATGAATAATATTGAAGGTTTCGTTCGGACATATCAGAGATATCAAGCTGGTGCCAATGAGATCGGGACTAAGCTGAGTAATTTGGATGACGATTTTCGCCTTACTTACGACTACGCGCCAATTCATTCCATGGAATCCCGGATGAAGTCGCCAGAAAGCATTATCGAGAAATTAGTGCGAAAACAATTGCCCGTAAGCGTGGATAATATTAAAGAAAATATCTTTGATATCGCTGGAATTCGCGTCATAACTAGCTATATTGATGATGTATACTCGGTTGCTGATTTATTAAAAAAACAGAGCGACATTACGGTTTTAAAAGAAAAAGATTACATTAAAAATCCGAAAAGCAATGGTTATCGAAGTTTACATGTAATTTTTTCAGTCCCAGTGTTTCAAACTGATGGCGTCTATGATGTTCCAGTAGAAGTTCAATTTCGAACAATTGGGATGGATTTTTGGGCGAGTTTAGAGCATGAACTAGTTTATAAAAATAATTTGGATTCTGAGACCAAGAAGCAATATCAAACAGATCTTGAGCACTATGCCGCTGAACTTAGCGATATGGATCGAAAAATGCGTGATATTTTTAAAGATCTGCATCCACAAAATTGA